From Streptosporangium album, the proteins below share one genomic window:
- the rfbD gene encoding dTDP-4-dehydrorhamnose reductase, whose amino-acid sequence MSRWLVTGAAGMLATELVGRLRAAGEPVLALCRDELDLRDGSAVHHLVSACRPDIVVNCAAWTGVDDAETREAEALAVNGHGVRTLAEACERLGARMIQPSTDYVFDGTALDPYPEDAPASPVNAYGRTKLAGERAVLEVLPETGYVVRTAWLYGATGKNFVRTIAAIERSRPVLDVVDDQIGPPTWAGDLATGIVELGRTEPPPGIYHATNSGQTSWYGFAREIFTLVGADPGRVTPVSTKEFARPAPRPAYSVLGHERWSRAGLPPMRDWREALQASEVLVSG is encoded by the coding sequence ATGAGCCGGTGGTTGGTCACCGGAGCCGCCGGCATGCTCGCGACCGAGCTGGTCGGCCGTCTGAGAGCCGCCGGAGAGCCCGTGCTGGCACTGTGCAGGGACGAGCTCGACCTCCGTGACGGGTCCGCCGTCCACCACCTGGTGTCGGCGTGCCGGCCGGACATCGTCGTCAACTGCGCGGCGTGGACAGGGGTGGACGACGCCGAGACCCGCGAGGCCGAGGCGCTCGCGGTCAACGGGCACGGGGTGCGGACGCTGGCCGAGGCGTGCGAGCGCCTCGGCGCGCGGATGATCCAGCCCTCCACGGACTACGTCTTCGACGGGACCGCGCTGGACCCCTATCCGGAGGACGCGCCGGCCTCCCCGGTCAACGCCTACGGGCGTACCAAACTGGCCGGCGAGCGCGCCGTGCTGGAGGTGCTCCCCGAGACCGGCTACGTCGTGCGGACCGCATGGCTGTACGGCGCCACCGGGAAGAACTTCGTCCGCACGATAGCCGCCATCGAGAGGAGCAGGCCGGTCCTGGACGTCGTCGACGATCAGATCGGCCCGCCCACCTGGGCAGGCGATCTGGCCACCGGGATCGTCGAGCTGGGGCGCACCGAGCCCCCACCGGGGATCTACCACGCCACCAACTCCGGCCAGACGAGCTGGTACGGCTTCGCGCGGGAGATCTTCACGCTGGTCGGCGCGGACCCCGGCAGGGTCACCCCCGTCTCCACCAAGGAGTTCGCACGCCCCGCGCCGCGGCCGGCCTACAGCGTGCTCGGGCACGAGCGCTGGAGCCGGGCGGGGCTGCCGCCGATGCGGGACTGGCGAGAGGCGTTGCAGGCGTCCGAGGTGCTCGTCAGTGGCTAG
- the rfbC gene encoding dTDP-4-dehydrorhamnose 3,5-epimerase, translating to MEPLSIGGAWCHTPRVHVDPRGAFLESYRSADLEESVGHRLDLAQVNCSVSSRGVLRGVHFADVPPGQAKYVTCVSGAVLDVVVDVRVGSPTFGRWDAVRLDDESRRGLYIAEGLGHAFMALSEQATVVYLCSQPYAPGREHGIHPLDPAVGIDWPAGLEPLLSDKDAAAPTLGEALDAGLLPEHRACVAHCDDLTAAGRDLAAPSH from the coding sequence ATGGAACCTCTCAGCATCGGCGGAGCCTGGTGCCACACTCCCCGCGTCCACGTCGATCCCCGTGGCGCGTTCCTGGAGAGCTACCGCTCCGCCGACCTGGAGGAGTCCGTCGGGCACCGGCTGGATCTCGCCCAGGTCAACTGCTCGGTCTCCAGCCGTGGCGTCCTGCGCGGCGTCCACTTCGCCGACGTGCCCCCCGGCCAGGCCAAGTACGTCACCTGCGTCTCCGGCGCGGTCCTCGACGTCGTCGTGGACGTCCGCGTCGGCTCGCCCACCTTCGGCCGGTGGGACGCCGTGCGCCTGGACGACGAGTCCCGGCGCGGTCTCTACATCGCCGAGGGGCTCGGCCACGCGTTCATGGCGCTCAGCGAGCAGGCCACGGTCGTCTACCTGTGCTCGCAGCCCTACGCCCCCGGGCGCGAGCACGGGATCCACCCCCTCGACCCGGCCGTCGGGATCGACTGGCCAGCGGGCCTGGAGCCGCTCCTGTCGGACAAGGACGCCGCGGCCCCCACCCTCGGGGAAGCCCTGGACGCGGGGCTGCTGCCGGAGCATCGCGCATGCGTGGCCCACTGCGACGACCTGACCGCGGCCGGCCGGGACCTCGCCGCGCCTAGCCACTGA
- a CDS encoding class I SAM-dependent methyltransferase, with amino-acid sequence MTTCRLCGSTSLAGVVDLGATPPCERFLTAGQLDEPEVTYPLHLRVCTDCWLAQIPPLITPEDTFTEYAYFSSYSTSWVEHAREFVKESADRLALDDGSFVVEVASNDGYLLRHVVERGIRCLGIEPSKNVGQAARDSGVPTVTAFLGPEVGATVREEHGPADLVVANNVYAHIPDVVGFTKGLRALVADDGWVSIEVQHLLTLMEHNQYDTIYHEHFQYYTVASAQRALAAGGLSLVDVELLPTHGGSIRLWARPQETAGEPGERVGRVLAEEKAAGLHELSGYTEFAARVARVRRNLLAFLVEAAEQGKTVVGYGAPGKGNTLLNHCGIRADLLRYTVDRNPYKHGRFTPGTRIPILPPERIAEDRPDYVLVLPWNLRQELTGQLSFVRAWGGRLVFPIPTLEIVEVSR; translated from the coding sequence ATGACAACCTGCCGACTGTGCGGTTCGACGAGCCTTGCCGGCGTCGTCGACCTCGGAGCGACACCCCCCTGTGAGCGGTTCCTGACCGCCGGGCAGCTCGACGAGCCCGAGGTCACCTACCCGCTGCACCTGAGGGTGTGCACCGACTGCTGGCTGGCGCAGATCCCGCCGCTGATCACGCCGGAGGACACCTTCACCGAGTACGCCTACTTCTCGTCGTACTCGACCTCGTGGGTGGAGCACGCCCGGGAGTTCGTGAAGGAGTCGGCCGACCGGCTGGCACTGGACGACGGCTCGTTCGTGGTCGAGGTGGCCAGCAACGACGGATACCTGCTCCGGCACGTCGTCGAGCGGGGGATCCGGTGCCTGGGCATCGAGCCGTCGAAGAACGTCGGCCAGGCGGCCAGGGACAGCGGAGTCCCGACGGTCACGGCGTTCCTCGGCCCCGAGGTCGGCGCCACGGTGCGCGAGGAGCACGGGCCCGCCGACCTGGTGGTCGCCAACAACGTCTACGCCCACATCCCCGACGTCGTCGGGTTCACCAAGGGGCTGCGCGCGCTCGTGGCCGACGACGGCTGGGTCTCCATCGAGGTCCAGCACCTGCTGACCCTGATGGAGCACAACCAGTACGACACGATCTACCACGAGCACTTCCAGTACTACACGGTCGCCTCCGCGCAACGCGCCCTGGCCGCCGGTGGGCTGTCCCTCGTGGACGTCGAGCTGCTGCCGACCCACGGGGGCTCGATCCGCCTGTGGGCGCGACCTCAGGAGACGGCCGGCGAGCCGGGCGAGCGGGTGGGCCGGGTGCTCGCCGAGGAGAAGGCGGCGGGCCTGCACGAGCTGTCGGGATACACCGAGTTCGCCGCCCGGGTGGCCCGGGTCCGGCGGAACCTGCTGGCATTCCTCGTCGAGGCCGCCGAGCAGGGCAAGACGGTGGTCGGCTACGGCGCTCCCGGCAAGGGCAACACGCTGCTCAACCACTGCGGGATCCGGGCCGACCTGCTCCGATACACCGTGGACCGCAACCCCTACAAGCACGGCAGGTTCACCCCCGGTACGCGGATCCCGATCCTGCCGCCCGAGCGGATCGCCGAGGACCGGCCCGACTACGTGCTGGTCCTGCCGTGGAACCTCCGCCAGGAGCTCACCGGCCAGCTGTCCTTCGTGCGCGCCTGGGGAGGCCGGCTGGTCTTCCCCATCCCCACCCTGGAGATCGTGGAGGTGAGTCGGTGA